In Pseudoroseomonas cervicalis, the DNA window GTGCCGCGTGCCGTTGCTCTGCGCCATCAGCGGCAGGCCGAGCTGCTCGACCCGCGAGCGCGTCATGGCCAGGCAGATCAGCCCGCGCGCATGGCGGGCCATGAAGTTGATGGCGTCGGGCGTCGCGAATTGCGCGGGGATGACGAGGTCGCCCTCATTCTCCCGGTCCTCGTCATCCACCAGGATGAACATGCGGCCGCGCCGGGCCTCCTCCAGCAGCTCCTCGGTGGGGCTGAGGAATTCCGAGAAGGAGGTGCGCTGGGTCAGTGTGGTCATGCCTTGGTCTCCCCCCTCTGCATGTCGAAGTCGCGCAGCCGCGCGACATAGCGCGCCAGCATGTCGATCTCGATATTCACCGGATCGCCCGCCGACAAGCCGCCGAGCGTCGTCACCTGGGCCGTGTGCGGGATCAGGTTGACCCCGAAGATCAGCCCCTGCACCTCGTTCACCGTCAGCGACACGCCCTCCATCGTCACCGAGCCCTTGGGCGCGACGAAGCGCGCCAGCTCGGGAGGCAGCCGCACCTGGATGCGCAGCGAGCCATTCTCGGGCGTGACGGAAACGACCTCGCCCAGCCCGTCGACATGGCCGGAGACGACATGGCCGCCCATCTCGTCGCCCATCTTCAGCGCGCGCTCGAGATTCAGCACCGTGCCGGGGCGCCAGCGCGAGAGGGTGGTCTTGCTCAGCGTCTCGGCCGAGACCTCGACGGCGAAGCGGCTTTCCTCCAGCGCCACCACGGTCAGGCAGCAGCCGGAGCAGGCGATGGAGGCGCCGATCTCCGCCCCCGCCAGCCAGCCCGGCGGCGTCGCCAGCACCAGGCGCATATCCTGCCCGGCGCCGAGCGGCGCCAGCTCGGCGACCTCGCCCTGGGCGGTGATGATGCCGGTGAACATGTCAGGCGGTCCCCATTTCCGATGCCGTCTCGTACTCGCTGAACAGATCCGCCCCCGGCAGCGCCAGGGCGGTGCGGCGATATCTGGGCATGGCGGACAAAAGCTCCAGCGGCAAGGCGTCCAGCGCAGGCCGGCCATCGCCGCCGATGATGGCGGGGGCGTGGAACCAGGCCAGGCGGTCGACCAGGCCCGCGCGCAGCAGGCCGGCGGCCAGCGCCGCGCCGCCCTCGGCCAGGACGCGGGTCAGGCCGCGCGCCGCCAGCGCCCGCAGCAGCGCCGGGGGGTCGAGGCCCATCGGCTGGCCGGCCGGCCCCTCGGCCTCCGGCATCTCCGCGATGGGCACCTCGACGATCTCGGCGCCGGCGGCGCGCAGCGGCGCCAGCAGCGCGTCCGGATGGCCGGGGCGCGTCGCGATCCAGACCGGCCCGCCGCCCTCGCGCAGCATGCGCGCAGCCGGCGAGAGGCGCAGCCGCGCATCCGCCCACCACGCGCACGGTGGGCCGCGGCGCGAAGCCGGGGATGCGGCAGGACAGAGCGGGGTCGTCGGCCAGCGCCGTGCCGCTGCCCACCAGCACCGCGTCATGCGTGCCGCGCAGCGCATGCGCCAGGCGCCGCGCCGGGGCGCCGGTGATCCACTGGCTCTCGCCGCTGCGGGTCGCGATGCGGCCATCCAGCGTGCTGGCCAGCTTCAGCGTCAGCAGCGGCAGGTTGTGGGTCAGCCGCTTGGTGAAGCCGGCATTGATCGCCCGCGCCTCCGCCTCCAGCAGCCCGGTCGAGACGGCGATGCCGGCGGCGCGCAGCTGCTCGATGCCGCCGCCATCGACGCGGGGGTCGGGGTCGCGCATCGCCACCACCACCCGCGCCACGCCGGCGGCGATCAGCGCATCGGTGCAGGGCGGCGTGCGGCCCCAATGGCAGCAGGGTTCCAGCGTGACATAGGCGGTGGCGCCGCGCGCGGCGGCGCCGGCGCGCTTCAGCGCCTCGGTCTCGGCATGCGGGCGGCCGCCCGGGGCGGTCCAGCCGCGCCCGACCACCTGCCCCGCGGGCGAGACCAGCACGCAGCCCACCGACGGGTTGGGCCAGACATTGCCCAGGCCGCGCGCCGCCAGCGCCAGGGCCGCGCGCATCCAGCCCGCATCCGCGTCGCGCCATCCTGCCGCATCCGCGGCGCGCAGCTTCGCCGCATCCGCGGCGCTGGGCGGCGCCGGCGGCACGGGCAGCCCGCTGGTCACGCCGCCTGGCCGAGCCGGTCGGGGCTGAAACCGGCCAGCGGCTTGGCCAGCACGGTGTGCGGCAGGGTGACAC includes these proteins:
- a CDS encoding dihydrofolate reductase family protein, producing the protein MLREGGGPVWIATRPGHPDALLAPLRAAGAEIVEVPIAEMPEAEGPAGQPMGLDPPALLRALAARGLTRVLAEGGAALAAGLLRAGLVDRLAWFHAPAIIGGDGRPALDALPLELLSAMPRYRRTALALPGADLFSEYETASEMGTA
- a CDS encoding riboflavin synthase — encoded protein: MFTGIITAQGEVAELAPLGAGQDMRLVLATPPGWLAGAEIGASIACSGCCLTVVALEESRFAVEVSAETLSKTTLSRWRPGTVLNLERALKMGDEMGGHVVSGHVDGLGEVVSVTPENGSLRIQVRLPPELARFVAPKGSVTMEGVSLTVNEVQGLIFGVNLIPHTAQVTTLGGLSAGDPVNIEIDMLARYVARLRDFDMQRGETKA